A single Aphidius gifuensis isolate YNYX2018 unplaced genomic scaffold, ASM1490517v1 Contig14, whole genome shotgun sequence DNA region contains:
- the LOC122860010 gene encoding transferrin-like, with protein sequence MIDDEKQETYSNMCALCEKPEVCDYPDKYSGYEGALKCLTQNGGDIAWTKVLYVKRYFGLPIGKTTVSPSVEKASDYMYFCPDGTKISIDATTKPCTWAARPWQGYMANGQIKDVDAVQKELSELGVIGENKIKLGSAYAKSNFIAAKISALHFLTSASVNTPFE encoded by the exons ATGATAGACGATGAAAAGC agGAAACTTATAGCAACATGTGTGCTCTCTGTGAAAAACCAGAAGTTTGTGATTATCCTGATAAATATTCTGGCTATGAAGGAGCCTTAAAATGTCTAACACAAAATGGAG gtGATATTGCATGGACAAAAGTTCTCTATGTTAAACGTTACTTTGGTTTACCAATTGGCAAAACAACAGTATCACCATCAGTTGAAAAAGCAAGTGATTACATGTACTTTTGTCCTGATGGCaccaaaatatcaattgatgcAACAACAAAACCATGCACATGGGCTGCTAGACCATGGCAGGGCTACATGGCAAATGGACAAATTAAAGATGTCGATGCTGTTCAAaag gAACTGTCAGAACTTGGTGTTAttggtgaaaataaaataaaacttggaTCAGCATATgctaaatcaaattttattgcagCTAAAATTTCAGCTTTACATTTTCTAACATCTGCATCTGTAAATACACCATTTGAGTAG